One segment of Pyrococcus sp. ST04 DNA contains the following:
- a CDS encoding SDR family oxidoreductase — translation MNILITASSRGIGFNLARELLKRGHRVVISSSNIDNLRKAYQELERFGKVDYFKADVLVKDDLELLVKNAWESMNGIDALIWNAPNIKCEPCMVHEARYMDWAEAALLHIASPGYLTTLLIQAWLEKKMKGVVIYLSSVSVREPMPPLLLADTARAGLIQLAKGISRTYGGKGIRAYTVLLGSFDTPGARENLTKLAEEKGIDPQEFWKREVLERTPLKRTGKWEELGALIDFLLSENAEYMLGSTIVFDGAMTKAI, via the coding sequence ATGAACATCTTAATAACTGCATCATCAAGGGGGATAGGCTTCAACCTAGCTAGAGAACTTCTAAAAAGGGGACACAGAGTTGTGATATCATCGAGCAACATAGACAATTTAAGAAAGGCTTATCAGGAATTGGAGAGGTTTGGAAAGGTAGACTACTTTAAAGCTGACGTTCTCGTTAAGGATGACCTAGAATTACTGGTCAAAAATGCTTGGGAATCCATGAACGGAATAGATGCTTTAATATGGAATGCTCCGAACATTAAATGTGAGCCTTGCATGGTTCATGAAGCCAGATACATGGACTGGGCCGAAGCAGCACTTCTTCATATAGCTTCTCCGGGATATTTAACAACACTCCTTATCCAGGCATGGCTAGAGAAGAAAATGAAGGGGGTAGTAATTTACCTAAGCTCAGTATCAGTAAGAGAACCAATGCCCCCACTGTTACTAGCGGACACTGCAAGGGCAGGGCTAATACAGCTTGCAAAAGGTATTTCTAGGACATATGGGGGGAAAGGAATTAGGGCATACACCGTTTTGCTCGGAAGCTTTGACACTCCCGGAGCACGAGAAAACCTAACAAAGCTCGCAGAAGAGAAAGGAATAGATCCACAAGAATTCTGGAAGAGAGAGGTACTAGAAAGAACACCACTAAAGAGAACGGGAAAATGGGAAGAGCTAGGTGCACTCATAGACTTTTTACTAAGCGAAAACGCTGAATACATGCTCGGATCCACAATAGTATTCGACGGAGCAATGACAAAGGCCATATAA
- the moaC gene encoding cyclic pyranopterin monophosphate synthase MoaC, with amino-acid sequence MSAGKLTHVDEKGVKMVEIGHKDVVFRKAVAKGRIRLRPETVKLIREGRIEKGNVLATSQIAGILAVKKTSELIPLCHPIPLTGVDISFEFGDDYIEVTCEVRAYYKTGVEMEALTGVTVALLTIWDMVKAVEKDEKGQYPFTRIEDVRVVEKVKKV; translated from the coding sequence ATGTCCGCAGGAAAGTTAACTCATGTTGATGAAAAGGGAGTAAAGATGGTGGAGATAGGACACAAGGACGTTGTATTCAGAAAAGCCGTTGCAAAGGGCAGGATAAGGCTCAGGCCAGAGACAGTTAAGTTGATTAGGGAGGGTAGGATCGAAAAGGGCAACGTTCTTGCGACTTCTCAAATAGCTGGGATTCTTGCGGTGAAAAAGACCTCAGAACTGATACCTCTTTGCCATCCAATCCCTTTAACTGGTGTTGACATTAGCTTCGAATTTGGGGATGACTATATAGAGGTTACATGCGAGGTAAGAGCTTACTATAAGACTGGTGTTGAAATGGAAGCGCTTACAGGAGTTACAGTGGCTCTCTTGACGATATGGGATATGGTGAAGGCTGTGGAAAAGGACGAGAAGGGCCAATATCCCTTTACTAGAATAGAGGATGTGAGAGTTGTTGAAAAGGTGAAGAAGGTTTAA
- the tiaS gene encoding tRNA(Ile2) 2-agmatinylcytidine synthetase TiaS, which yields MLVHIGIDDTDSPNGMCTTYLGAVLFKELSRLGDPLDLPKLIRLNPNIPYKTRGNGAVALTFNIEEEDFKEVKEVVIERVKELADFSHENTNPGIAFLIGDVPEKLREFSIKALREHVSIEEAERVAKDVKAEVIKFKLGRGIIGALAAIGYPLRKFTYELLAYRKIENREKERKIVKESVFLMDSRFYPFTYDNVDRDKGSVLITPHGKDPVLVGIRGVDRGRVLQAFEEVLIEEDVVMVQLYKTNQSTDDHLVPKKIKDVKLYDSVIIRGKVSSPYWERGRHVFFEVEDETGKIRVAAFEPTKKFRKYVRMLIPGDEVIIAGGVKEHEGVLTVNLEKFYPVKLAPNIEYVKPRCPKCGGTMKSKGEYLKCKRCGYKMPKILMAVERPRGLKRKIYEVPPDARKHLSRPLVLPGGEDKLLELLWRL from the coding sequence GTGCTTGTCCATATAGGGATTGATGATACTGACTCACCAAACGGCATGTGCACAACTTATCTAGGCGCAGTCCTCTTTAAAGAACTTTCTAGGTTAGGAGACCCTTTAGATCTCCCAAAATTAATTCGTCTTAATCCGAATATTCCTTATAAGACGAGAGGAAATGGAGCAGTGGCCTTAACTTTTAACATTGAAGAGGAAGATTTCAAGGAGGTCAAAGAGGTCGTCATTGAGAGGGTTAAGGAATTAGCTGACTTCTCCCACGAGAACACAAATCCCGGTATTGCGTTCCTCATTGGAGATGTACCAGAAAAGCTCAGAGAATTTTCCATCAAGGCCTTAAGGGAGCATGTTAGCATAGAAGAAGCGGAGAGAGTTGCAAAAGATGTGAAGGCTGAGGTTATAAAGTTCAAACTTGGAAGAGGAATAATTGGGGCCCTAGCTGCAATTGGATACCCGCTTAGAAAGTTCACCTATGAGTTGCTGGCATATAGAAAGATTGAAAATAGGGAAAAAGAGAGGAAGATCGTGAAGGAAAGTGTGTTTCTAATGGACAGCAGGTTCTACCCGTTCACATATGATAATGTAGACAGAGACAAGGGAAGTGTCTTAATAACTCCCCACGGAAAGGATCCCGTTCTCGTTGGGATTAGAGGGGTTGATAGGGGCAGGGTTCTTCAGGCATTCGAAGAGGTCTTAATTGAGGAAGATGTTGTGATGGTTCAGCTGTACAAGACAAATCAAAGTACTGACGATCATCTTGTCCCAAAGAAGATTAAGGACGTTAAGCTGTACGATAGTGTTATCATAAGGGGAAAGGTGTCAAGCCCCTACTGGGAGAGGGGAAGGCACGTTTTCTTTGAGGTTGAGGATGAAACGGGGAAAATAAGGGTTGCCGCCTTTGAACCTACAAAGAAGTTCAGAAAATACGTAAGAATGCTAATCCCAGGAGATGAGGTCATCATAGCAGGGGGAGTGAAGGAGCATGAGGGAGTTCTAACAGTCAATTTAGAAAAGTTCTATCCAGTAAAGCTTGCCCCCAATATAGAGTATGTGAAGCCAAGATGTCCTAAATGTGGGGGTACTATGAAGAGCAAAGGTGAGTACCTCAAGTGCAAGAGGTGCGGGTATAAGATGCCAAAGATATTAATGGCCGTGGAAAGGCCCAGGGGGTTGAAGAGGAAAATATACGAAGTTCCTCCAGACGCGAGAAAGCATCTTTCAAGGCCTCTCGTTCTTCCTGGAGGAGAGGACAAGCTACTGGAGTTGCTCTGGAGACTCTGA
- a CDS encoding TrkH family potassium uptake protein gives MAKLRRFINISEDIFVIRNLIGAILQGIGLAYLVPVLLAWFYPDEINLTIYFAAPGAASIILGWILSRHIEQVEDVNLRQAMMASAFVWLFASLVSVVPFMAIAKMSFIDSYFETMSAWTGTGLTMMSNLETYPRILLFWRAWMQWLGGIGIVLVALTVLIRPGVAAARLYRAEARSERILPNFVNTAKIIVQIYTLLTLLGIYLYYVNGMNLFDAVVHSMTGLGTGGMSSHDLSIGYFHSLAIETITVFLMILGATNFTVHYKMFVNRSLKEFFRDIQVKTMLIFLAIIIPLMTYSLIFYGHLGPIRALRESIFHAVSAVTCTGFGISDLSKYPEADKVLLTILMVVGGSAGSTAGGIKLIRVALTFESLKWTIEQAILPKGAIIRKKVANYEFSEEEIQEVLGFTMTYFAFLLVGAMYIMLRLGRSFVDSLFESASAIGNVGLSVGITSPQLPPDIKVILILLMWVGRLEIFSTLVFIVGVAMMLPRRAER, from the coding sequence ATGGCTAAACTAAGGAGATTTATAAACATCTCCGAGGATATTTTCGTAATTAGAAATCTTATAGGGGCGATCCTCCAAGGTATAGGGTTAGCCTATCTGGTTCCTGTTCTTCTGGCATGGTTTTATCCAGATGAAATAAACCTTACCATATATTTTGCCGCTCCTGGGGCTGCGAGTATAATACTTGGATGGATTTTGTCAAGGCATATAGAGCAGGTTGAAGATGTAAATTTAAGACAGGCCATGATGGCATCGGCATTTGTATGGCTTTTTGCCTCCTTAGTCAGTGTTGTTCCGTTCATGGCTATAGCGAAAATGAGCTTTATAGATTCATATTTTGAAACTATGAGCGCATGGACCGGAACCGGGCTAACCATGATGAGCAATCTTGAGACTTACCCTAGGATTCTTCTCTTCTGGAGAGCCTGGATGCAGTGGCTCGGTGGCATTGGAATAGTTCTCGTCGCGTTAACGGTGCTCATAAGGCCTGGAGTTGCGGCGGCGAGGCTCTATAGGGCGGAAGCAAGAAGTGAAAGGATCCTCCCCAACTTTGTAAACACTGCAAAGATAATAGTGCAGATATACACCCTCCTAACTTTGCTCGGCATTTACCTATACTATGTGAATGGGATGAACTTGTTTGACGCAGTTGTGCACTCAATGACGGGCTTAGGAACAGGTGGTATGAGTAGTCATGACCTTAGCATAGGTTACTTCCATTCCCTCGCGATAGAAACTATAACGGTTTTCCTGATGATACTCGGTGCAACGAATTTCACCGTCCACTACAAGATGTTCGTTAACAGGTCATTAAAGGAGTTCTTTAGGGACATACAGGTTAAAACAATGCTCATATTCTTGGCAATAATAATCCCCCTGATGACTTATTCCTTGATATTTTACGGCCACTTGGGTCCAATAAGGGCGCTGAGGGAGTCAATATTCCATGCAGTATCCGCGGTCACGTGTACTGGATTTGGCATCTCTGACCTGTCCAAGTATCCAGAGGCTGATAAGGTTCTTCTAACCATTCTGATGGTCGTTGGTGGAAGTGCCGGAAGTACCGCTGGTGGAATTAAGCTTATAAGGGTAGCATTAACTTTTGAGAGCCTTAAGTGGACAATTGAACAAGCTATACTGCCAAAAGGAGCTATAATAAGAAAAAAGGTTGCAAACTATGAGTTCTCGGAGGAGGAAATTCAAGAGGTGCTGGGCTTTACGATGACGTATTTTGCCTTTCTATTGGTTGGGGCAATGTACATAATGCTTAGACTTGGAAGGAGTTTTGTCGACTCTCTGTTTGAAAGCGCATCTGCAATAGGAAATGTCGGACTAAGCGTTGGCATAACGTCTCCTCAACTCCCTCCAGACATAAAGGTAATTCTTATTCTGCTAATGTGGGTGGGCAGGCTTGAAATATTCTCAACCCTCGTGTTCATCGTTGGAGTTGCAATGATGCTACCTAGGAGGGCCGAGAGGTGA
- a CDS encoding energy-coupling factor ABC transporter ATP-binding protein: MNIIETMNLSFRYGGSATYSLKDVTLSIKRGEFVGIVGSSGSGKSTFCLTLNGIIPHSIHGEFSGDVWVDGMNTKEHSVAELSKVVGLVFQNPDSQLFNMTVLEEVAFALENLGVEREEMWRRIKWALKLVGLWEKREEFPPNLSGGEKQRLAIASVLVMKPKVLVLDEPTSQLDPVGKESVLGLVKLLNKEEKITVLLVEHNTEFLLENADRIVVFDKGRVVMEGKPEEVFEEVERLEEVGVRIPARVKLGYELKRRGLADRAVLSSEEIVKILRIAGNVRT, from the coding sequence GTGAATATAATAGAAACGATGAACCTCTCCTTTAGGTATGGGGGAAGCGCAACCTACTCGCTCAAAGATGTGACGCTCTCAATTAAGAGGGGGGAGTTTGTGGGTATAGTTGGGAGTAGTGGAAGCGGAAAATCAACATTCTGCCTGACTTTGAACGGTATAATTCCGCATTCAATCCATGGAGAATTTTCTGGAGACGTTTGGGTGGACGGGATGAACACAAAAGAACATTCAGTTGCCGAGCTTTCAAAGGTTGTAGGCCTTGTGTTTCAAAATCCGGACTCACAGCTTTTTAACATGACGGTTCTGGAGGAGGTAGCATTTGCCCTGGAGAATCTAGGAGTGGAAAGGGAAGAGATGTGGAGGAGAATAAAGTGGGCTTTAAAGCTTGTAGGACTTTGGGAGAAAAGGGAGGAGTTTCCTCCCAACCTGAGCGGAGGTGAAAAGCAGAGGCTTGCGATAGCGAGTGTTCTCGTTATGAAGCCTAAGGTTCTTGTGTTGGACGAACCCACCTCCCAGCTTGACCCTGTTGGTAAGGAGAGTGTTCTCGGCTTGGTCAAGTTGCTTAACAAAGAAGAGAAGATAACGGTGTTACTCGTTGAGCACAACACAGAGTTTCTACTGGAGAATGCGGATAGGATAGTTGTGTTTGACAAAGGGAGGGTTGTGATGGAGGGGAAGCCAGAGGAAGTGTTTGAGGAAGTGGAGAGACTTGAAGAAGTGGGAGTTAGGATTCCAGCAAGGGTTAAACTTGGATATGAGCTTAAAAGGAGAGGGCTTGCGGATAGAGCTGTTCTTAGTAGTGAGGAGATAGTTAAGATTCTTAGGATTGCCGGAAACGTAAGGACTTAA
- a CDS encoding cysteine synthase family protein: protein MFFAKLEFFNPFSRSIKDRAVYNMMVRAFEEGVFNGTREHYEATSGNVGIAMAALSAVFDLKFRAYIPRNTPKSTEIIIRLFGADVVRTNFETIDWSFIDFVKKEARKDRAVNLNQFENDANFEAHYYGTARELEKQLESIGKKADVIVAGIGTSGHIAGLAKYFKEKHKTKIVGVVPAKGEVIPGIKRLETRPKWLSQVKVDEVIEVTAKEAFDGIVKVARKDGLLIGMSSGAVVAAYEKIKSEGTTVLIFPDDGFKYVELFERFLGGVPSRTSSQTSQLQYL, encoded by the coding sequence ATGTTTTTTGCCAAGCTTGAGTTCTTCAATCCCTTTAGCAGGAGCATAAAGGACAGGGCAGTGTACAATATGATGGTGAGGGCTTTCGAGGAAGGAGTGTTTAACGGAACCAGGGAGCACTATGAGGCAACGTCGGGAAATGTAGGTATTGCAATGGCCGCTCTTTCCGCAGTTTTTGATTTGAAGTTTAGGGCATACATTCCAAGGAATACTCCAAAATCAACTGAGATTATAATCAGATTGTTTGGGGCTGATGTAGTAAGGACAAATTTTGAGACGATAGATTGGAGCTTTATAGATTTTGTAAAGAAGGAAGCAAGGAAGGACAGAGCAGTAAATCTGAACCAGTTTGAAAACGATGCAAACTTTGAAGCCCACTATTATGGGACAGCAAGAGAGCTTGAGAAACAGCTCGAGAGCATTGGGAAGAAAGCTGACGTGATAGTTGCTGGAATTGGAACTTCAGGGCATATAGCGGGACTTGCCAAATATTTTAAAGAGAAGCATAAAACGAAAATAGTTGGTGTTGTTCCTGCCAAAGGGGAAGTAATACCTGGGATAAAGAGGTTAGAGACGAGACCCAAGTGGTTGTCTCAGGTTAAGGTTGATGAGGTCATTGAAGTAACTGCCAAGGAAGCCTTTGATGGCATAGTCAAGGTAGCCAGAAAAGATGGCCTCCTAATAGGAATGAGCTCCGGGGCAGTGGTTGCGGCTTATGAAAAGATAAAATCAGAGGGAACTACAGTCCTGATATTCCCAGATGATGGCTTCAAGTACGTTGAGTTGTTTGAGAGGTTTCTAGGAGGAGTTCCAAGTAGGACTTCCTCTCAAACTTCTCAACTCCAATATCTCTGA
- the cyaB gene encoding class IV adenylate cyclase, with amino-acid sequence MYEVELKGYADDEIFEKVREKFEFMRKEIHEDIYYQHPCRDFSRTDEALRIRIKRFNGHFEAFLTYKGPKIDEKSKTRFEIEVEIDDVDKYSQLLEALGFREVLTIVKTREKYYVDKGITITLDEVEGLGKFVEIETLVKEKEEIPKAVERLEKILRDIGVEKFERKSYLELLLETSQTTQRT; translated from the coding sequence ATGTACGAGGTTGAACTAAAAGGTTATGCTGATGATGAGATATTTGAGAAAGTTAGGGAGAAATTTGAATTTATGAGAAAGGAAATTCATGAAGATATTTACTATCAGCATCCCTGCAGAGACTTCTCAAGAACAGATGAAGCACTAAGAATTAGAATAAAAAGGTTTAACGGGCACTTCGAGGCCTTTCTAACATATAAAGGGCCAAAGATAGATGAAAAATCAAAGACAAGGTTTGAGATTGAGGTAGAGATAGACGATGTGGACAAGTATTCTCAACTTCTAGAAGCTCTCGGCTTTAGGGAAGTTTTGACAATAGTTAAGACGAGAGAGAAGTACTACGTGGACAAAGGTATTACGATAACCCTTGATGAAGTTGAAGGACTTGGAAAGTTTGTTGAGATAGAGACCCTCGTAAAAGAAAAGGAAGAAATCCCAAAAGCCGTTGAGAGGCTAGAGAAAATACTCAGAGATATTGGAGTTGAGAAGTTTGAGAGGAAGTCCTACTTGGAACTCCTCCTAGAAACCTCTCAAACAACTCAACGTACTTGA
- a CDS encoding archaemetzincin family Zn-dependent metalloprotease yields MIIIVPIGDIPGDVLSFLHSNLSAFYARFGIEVRVIGGLSISAFSHAFDMYRGQFLGRAFLPALSLVKRDFRALAVLGVVNVDLYEPGLNFIFGIAHPGFGVALISLHRLYPEFYGEPPDRKLLKERALKEAMHELGHVFGLEHCPNPKCVMHFSNSIIDTDIKSWMYCESCLRKLEKNISRSHVRG; encoded by the coding sequence ATGATAATCATAGTTCCAATAGGGGATATCCCTGGGGATGTCCTTTCTTTTCTTCACTCAAATCTCTCAGCGTTCTATGCTAGGTTTGGGATAGAGGTTAGGGTCATCGGTGGTCTCTCAATCTCAGCATTCTCACATGCCTTTGATATGTATAGAGGGCAGTTTTTGGGAAGAGCTTTCCTTCCAGCATTGTCCTTAGTTAAGAGAGATTTTAGGGCTTTGGCTGTTCTCGGAGTCGTTAATGTGGATCTTTACGAGCCTGGATTGAACTTTATATTCGGGATAGCTCATCCCGGTTTTGGCGTTGCCTTGATCTCTCTACACAGGCTTTATCCGGAATTCTATGGAGAACCTCCAGATAGAAAACTGCTGAAGGAGAGGGCGTTGAAGGAGGCAATGCATGAACTTGGGCACGTCTTTGGTCTTGAGCACTGCCCGAACCCAAAGTGCGTGATGCACTTCTCGAACTCAATAATAGATACCGACATTAAATCGTGGATGTACTGCGAAAGCTGTTTAAGGAAGCTTGAAAAGAATATCTCGAGGAGCCATGTACGAGGTTGA
- a CDS encoding lysyl aminopeptidase, whose translation MVDWKLMQQIIETPGVSGYEHLGIRDLVVDLLKEVADEVKVDRLGNVIAHFKGSSPKVMVAAHMDKIGLMVNHIDKNGYLHVVPIGGVLPETLIAQRIRFFTEKGERFGVVGVLPPHLRRGQEDKGGKIDWDQIVVDVGASSKEEAEEMGFRVGTVGEFAPYFTRLSEHRFATPYLDDRICLYAMIEAARQLGEHEADIYIVASVQEEVGLRGARVASYAIDPEVGIAMDVTFAKQPHDKGKIVPELGKGPVMDVGPNINPKLRAFADEVAKKYEIPLQVEPSPRPTGTDANVMQINREGVATAVLSIPIRYMHSQVELADARDVDNTIKLAKALLEELKPMDFTP comes from the coding sequence ATGGTTGACTGGAAACTCATGCAACAGATTATAGAAACACCTGGCGTTTCTGGGTACGAGCACCTTGGAATAAGAGACCTAGTAGTTGATCTGCTCAAAGAGGTAGCTGACGAAGTCAAGGTGGACAGGCTTGGAAACGTGATAGCGCACTTTAAGGGCTCATCTCCAAAGGTGATGGTCGCTGCACACATGGATAAAATTGGCCTTATGGTTAATCACATAGATAAAAACGGTTACCTCCACGTGGTTCCAATTGGTGGAGTTCTTCCCGAGACATTAATAGCTCAGAGGATAAGGTTCTTTACTGAGAAAGGCGAGAGATTTGGTGTCGTTGGTGTCCTTCCTCCCCACTTAAGAAGAGGCCAAGAAGACAAGGGGGGCAAAATAGATTGGGATCAAATTGTCGTTGATGTTGGAGCTTCGAGCAAAGAGGAAGCCGAGGAGATGGGCTTTAGGGTTGGAACTGTCGGAGAGTTTGCTCCATACTTCACAAGGCTTAGTGAACACAGATTTGCAACCCCATACCTCGATGACAGAATATGCCTCTATGCAATGATAGAAGCCGCGAGGCAGTTAGGAGAGCATGAGGCGGACATATACATAGTTGCATCCGTGCAGGAGGAGGTTGGGCTTAGAGGGGCAAGGGTTGCAAGCTATGCAATAGACCCAGAAGTTGGTATAGCGATGGATGTCACCTTTGCAAAGCAACCTCATGACAAGGGTAAGATAGTTCCGGAGCTTGGAAAAGGGCCTGTCATGGATGTTGGACCCAACATAAACCCCAAGCTTAGGGCATTTGCTGATGAAGTTGCAAAGAAGTATGAAATTCCCCTTCAGGTTGAACCAAGCCCAAGGCCAACCGGAACCGACGCAAACGTAATGCAGATAAACAGAGAAGGTGTTGCAACAGCTGTTCTGAGCATTCCAATAAGATATATGCACTCACAAGTCGAACTGGCCGATGCCAGGGACGTGGACAACACGATAAAGCTTGCAAAAGCCCTGCTCGAGGAGCTCAAGCCCATGGACTTCACACCGTGA
- a CDS encoding DUF655 domain-containing protein, with the protein MDYYRRHPYHHSIKKKRNVEYEEYAYVLDYLPNGYPDLKTGHYLGKPVAQVIGEKAFTLLEVTPKTDLMLYERIFIGKGNRDKILTINKKLSYEELTDTAKAELPYVIEEIVKNNEDRFIKFFNVAPPITNRLHSLELLPGIGKKHMWDIIEEREKKPFESFEDLKKRVRGLPDPVKMIAKRILDELQGKDKYKIFVGHNRIFRE; encoded by the coding sequence ATGGATTACTATCGCAGACATCCCTATCATCATAGTATTAAGAAGAAAAGGAATGTTGAGTATGAGGAATACGCTTACGTGCTTGATTACCTCCCGAATGGTTACCCAGATCTAAAGACCGGGCACTACCTCGGGAAGCCCGTTGCCCAGGTTATTGGTGAAAAGGCATTCACGCTACTCGAAGTAACCCCAAAAACAGATCTAATGCTATATGAGAGGATCTTTATTGGAAAGGGGAACAGAGACAAGATCTTGACAATCAATAAGAAACTGTCTTATGAAGAGCTTACTGATACGGCAAAGGCAGAACTCCCCTATGTCATCGAGGAGATCGTCAAAAACAACGAAGATAGATTCATAAAGTTCTTTAACGTTGCCCCTCCAATCACGAACAGGCTTCACAGCCTCGAACTCTTACCCGGGATAGGAAAGAAGCATATGTGGGACATTATAGAGGAAAGAGAGAAAAAACCCTTCGAAAGCTTTGAAGACTTGAAGAAGAGGGTTAGAGGATTACCAGATCCAGTAAAAATGATAGCCAAGAGAATACTCGACGAGCTACAGGGAAAAGACAAGTACAAAATATTCGTGGGACATAACAGGATATTCCGTGAGTAG
- the rsmA gene encoding 16S rRNA (adenine(1518)-N(6)/adenine(1519)-N(6))-dimethyltransferase RsmA — MKDKLFFLLSKYNLRAKDSLGQNFLIVENIIDKAVEVAEVDKNDIVLEVGPGLGFLTNKLSERAKKVYAIEVDRRIVEILEKEYNWNNVEIIVGDAVKVPWPEFNKVVSNLPYQISSPFTFKLLKHEFEKAVLMYQLEFALRMTAKPGSRNYSRLSLMVQALADVEIIMKIGRGAFYPRPKVDSALVLIKPKPSEERIELNEDLVKALFQHRRKLVSKALRESSHMIGVRKDEIRQIVEELPHANKRVFQLTPSDVKEIEEFLKEKGLIGETSK; from the coding sequence ATGAAGGATAAGCTTTTCTTTCTTCTATCTAAATATAATTTGAGAGCCAAGGATTCTCTTGGTCAGAACTTTTTGATAGTGGAGAATATTATCGATAAGGCAGTTGAAGTGGCAGAAGTTGACAAGAATGATATAGTTCTAGAAGTTGGCCCCGGCCTTGGATTTCTTACAAATAAGTTATCAGAGAGGGCAAAGAAAGTATACGCGATAGAAGTTGACAGAAGGATTGTAGAGATCCTAGAGAAGGAGTACAACTGGAACAACGTTGAGATAATAGTGGGGGATGCAGTTAAAGTTCCATGGCCAGAGTTCAACAAGGTTGTCTCGAATCTCCCATACCAGATATCTTCCCCCTTTACGTTCAAGTTGCTCAAGCACGAATTTGAGAAGGCAGTTTTGATGTATCAGCTCGAATTTGCCCTAAGGATGACGGCAAAGCCTGGAAGTAGAAACTATTCAAGGCTATCTTTGATGGTTCAAGCCCTAGCCGACGTTGAGATAATAATGAAAATAGGTAGGGGCGCATTCTATCCCAGACCCAAGGTTGATTCCGCGTTAGTTCTGATAAAACCAAAACCTTCAGAAGAAAGGATAGAACTGAACGAGGATCTTGTGAAGGCCCTCTTCCAGCATAGAAGGAAGCTTGTATCAAAGGCTTTAAGGGAGTCAAGTCACATGATTGGAGTAAGGAAGGATGAAATACGGCAGATAGTTGAAGAACTTCCTCATGCAAACAAGAGGGTTTTTCAATTGACACCTTCAGATGTGAAGGAAATAGAAGAATTTTTAAAGGAAAAGGGTCTTATAGGGGAAACTTCCAAGTGA
- a CDS encoding DUF835 domain-containing protein yields the protein MVSEFGMVIVTSFWLYFMLKHRKELPYSIGKLGKILIFGVILVWTGFIANFLNEFIPRMTTSAGIIRISKVIDDIFIIIGASIITYYLYKVFEKEIIKVEPAHITISKEKETLKPGAYLALSQSPRDIVKVLKDKRVLAITRHPEVYNNLGIPYIWITKMEGDNTIYPTNLPKLLHTMVTKADKDTAFILDGLEYLILENGFDSVMKFLSSAKDYMSMKNSTLIVTIGRGTLDEHQLAILKRELEELEII from the coding sequence ATGGTTAGCGAATTCGGTATGGTCATAGTCACTTCATTTTGGCTTTACTTCATGCTAAAACATCGTAAAGAGTTGCCATATTCTATAGGAAAGCTCGGAAAAATCCTCATCTTTGGTGTAATTCTCGTATGGACTGGCTTTATTGCAAACTTCCTTAATGAATTCATTCCAAGAATGACAACTTCCGCTGGCATAATAAGGATATCAAAGGTCATTGATGACATTTTCATAATAATTGGAGCCTCTATAATAACATACTATCTATACAAAGTATTCGAAAAGGAAATAATCAAAGTAGAACCAGCCCATATTACAATTAGCAAAGAAAAAGAAACACTTAAACCAGGGGCATATCTAGCCCTTTCTCAATCTCCCAGGGATATAGTCAAGGTTCTGAAGGATAAAAGGGTCCTAGCGATAACGCGTCATCCAGAGGTATATAACAACCTAGGAATTCCGTATATCTGGATAACGAAGATGGAGGGAGACAACACAATATATCCGACGAACCTCCCAAAGCTTCTCCATACCATGGTTACGAAAGCAGATAAGGATACAGCCTTTATCCTGGATGGACTTGAATACCTAATCCTAGAGAATGGTTTTGACAGTGTCATGAAGTTTCTCTCAAGTGCCAAGGATTATATGAGCATGAAAAATTCCACACTCATTGTAACCATTGGAAGGGGAACTCTTGACGAACACCAGCTGGCTATATTAAAAAGAGAATTGGAGGAACTGGAAATAATTTAG